DNA sequence from the Rhizoctonia solani chromosome 14, complete sequence genome:
CAACCCTCACAGACGcaatcctcctcaacctgcacctatcatcacagaagaaggcaaagaggaatatgaagtAGAAAAGATCCTAGATAGCAAGTGGAAGGGACAAGGGAAGACAAAGAAGTTATGGTActtggtcaaatggaaaggttatgacAAAGGAAGTAATTTGTGGGAGCCAATAGACAATGTGGGAAATGCTCAAGAAGTCCTAGAGGAATTTCACAAGGAACACCCTGACGCAGTTGGAGcctgaagagggggtaatgtcatgaccttcattggcatgacatgattttctactattttctaccttttttccgagatagtttccttttttggtatatattatgactcatcaagatcacgtgacatatttgatatatgatgtgaaattgtaaatgactcactatttagtactgttgtttttgatgtggctttcctcatgtatataagccaggtcaagttgccgctaaacagcaagacttgacctctttgtcaattcacctcaACTCTACCTATTCCTTTGCCCAAGCCCTTAGTTGGCTATAGTGCAcattacttaagcatcttaTCCAGGCCATCATTGCCCTCTACCTTATATCATAACCCCTGGACCTTAGTTGTGCCTCTACCCTTcccatagtccattggtgatagtgccacggactttaagcccccttgaaccataggtccaagctgagttgtgacagtcaagttgccgctaaacagcaagacttgacctctttgtcaattcacctaagttcttacctacccattaccctgctcccttgttgagcctagtgcactttacttaagcatcacttaccaggcctttgttgccctctaccctgaaccataccccttgggcctttgtcaCCCCTCTgcttcatagtccattggtgatagggccatggactCTAAACCCACTTgaatcataggtccaagcttagttgtgacagtgatcatttaccttgatgacatcctaatctactcaaaggatgacgcatcccacacccagcacgttcatgaagtcctaCAGCACCTAATGGAAAACCAGCTATTTTGTAAGGCATCcaaatgtaccttccacgtcaTGGCTGTGGAATACTTGGGGATCATTGTATTGGATAAGGGCTTTAGTTTagataagctcaagatccaggccgTACAAAAATGGCCAACTCCCACTAAAGTCAAGGAggtccaattgttcctagggtttgccaacttcttacgttgatttgttgccaacttcagccacatggccaggccgttacataacctggtcaagaaagatACGCCCTGGCAATGGAGCACTAAGGAACAAGAGGCCTTCCAAGGACTGAAGGACACCATCACCAATGCCCTGGTATTATGTCACGCAGACCCATCCAAACCCTACTTTTTAGaaacagacgcctcaggAGCAGCactaggttccatactcagccaacgtcAGGAAGACGGCTGGCTCCACCCACTAGGCTttctgtcagaatcattcaagggtgccaagcagaactatgacatgcacaacaaggaactacttgcaatcatccgctcctttgagtactggcgcatcttcttggaaggaatgGCTCACCCAATCAtggtcttcacggatcatcaaaacctggaatattggaaggagtccagAACCTTTAACCGCCGCCATGCATGATGGCACCTCTTGCTGGCCATTTATAACTTCCATATTGTCTaccgcccaggaaaacagtccGGAAAGCTGGATACCTTATCACAACGTTCCAACCACGCTGACATTCCCCCTGCCAATCAAATTATGTTGCCCAAACccgtctttgccaatcttgcctTTGTAACACCAGAAAAGGAACTCCAATGCCAGATTGAAGCAGCCCTtgaccaagacaaatcctTGGAGGAGATACTCCAATTcctgtcacaactcagcttggacctatggttcaaggggcttaaagtccgtggcactatcaccaatggactatgagaagggTAGAGGGGCAGCTAGGGCCCAGGGGTTTATGATATAAGGGTAGGGGGCAATGAAGGCCTGGATATGGTTTCTTAAGTAagtgcactgatggccaactaagggcctgggcaaagggtaggtaagagtgaggatagattgacaaagaggtcaagtcttgctgtttagcggcaacttgacctggcttatatacatgaggaaagccacatcaaaaacaacagtactaaatagtgagtcatttacaatttcacatcatatatcaaatatgtcacgtgatcttgatgagtcataaatatataccaaaaaaggaaactatctcggaaaaaaggtagaaaatagtagaaaatcatgtcatgccaatgaaggtcatgacaattcctccaaaatgagtCAAAGGCACCTCCCTCCATCAAGAGGGCCTTTAAAGATTACCAAATGGAAGCCAGGCTATTATTTTACCAAGGGTGTattgtagtccctgacgTTGGCACACTGAGGACGGAATTACTCCACATCTaccatgacagccccttggcaggtcaTCCAGGGAGGCAACGGACCCTGGAACTGGTCTCACAAGTATACTATTGGCCTGGCATCTGTGCTGACACATATTGGCACATGGATTCTTGTGAAACTTGCCAATGAATCCGGAAACCAAAGTACTCCTCAATACCACTGCAACCCCTGGAACTCCCTATTAGACCCTGGCAGCACGTAtcttacaacatgattgtagatTTACCCAAAGACGGCAATAGCAACTCCatcttggtcattgtggatagtttcACCAAATACGTCATCCTGGTggaatgctccaagaaactcaaggccCTGGAATTAGCGGACCTCTTCCTACAACACATCTGGAAACGCTACAGCATGCCCAAGAAGACAGTATCAGATTGcggaagggtcttcaataataAGTTCCTCAGGGCACTGTACCAGCGGTTAGGAATAGACCcacacttctccttggcgtaccacccccagagcaatgGTCAGACGGAACAGGTAAACCCCACAGTTGAACATTTTCTACAAGCTTACTCAGGGATTAACCAAAAGGattgggtcaaatggttacctatggcggaatttgcctacaataACACGGTACACAGTAGCACTGGCAAATCCCTGTTCAAAGCActatatggatgggaaccatCACTTACCCCAAGTAATGTCCCAACCAAtgttccagaagcagatgaccTGGCCACCCAAATGGAAGCTCAATGGCAAGAAATAGAAGCGGCCCTctggcaatcaaagacacatATGACAGctggagaaacaggagaaccCACCAgttttgagattggagaagaggcctgGCTGGATGCCAAGAACATCAAGCTAAAAACCCtaagtcccaagctaacagAGCAATGCCTGGGGCCCTTCAAAGTAACCAAGAAGATCTCTGACCGCGCATACCGCTTAAGACTTCTGCCTTCtatgagaatccacaacatcttctatgtaggattGTTGTCCAAAGTAAAACAAGACAAGAATCAAGCCTTTGAGAACTGCCCACCACCTGTCACTGTGGacggagaggaagaatacaaggttgaaGGCATAACGGATGCAGAAGAACGGAACAGAACCTGGTTCTtcagggtcaaatggaaaggctatggatcagaagagAACATGTGGGAACCCCAggagaacctcaaaaacaCGGGaaaaattttgaaaaagtatgaagaagaaatgagaaagaaggcccttagaggaggggcagtgttgtagacacattcaataccagggaatttattcccattttcttggatttaaacaaagacaattggacaacattttcaatcacatgactctggcacttatatcatacgctaagcaccaagccatgtccccacctgcgcttactcagcatacatagccacctccacctatgacatcatcatgacacgtcagtgacatgtatgcatgagtaaggccaactgcggattggggttcttattggattaggtattgcatataatgtatttgtaattagtacatctgtagaatatataaggaggccaaccaaccatggtaacacccaggtcaattacctcttgttgctctCCACATTGTAtgaggccttaggccagtaaccacttagtcactaccacctgtacttgttgccttaagcaactttctcattgtagttacatagcttgccattgcccttaaagccttggtcaccgtacttagatagttagtcattgtaggtagcactcccaccgccttaagcggttctacttagttctatacggccacaagcgcctgctacctagacagccccttaaggatgtctaggacattTATATATGCTCACCAAAAATTTACTTGTATAACCTCAGTTCACTATATCATAGTCAAAGCTGAGGTATAGTacttgtcataaacagaggaaaatagaactagccagaattgaaccagcttgaccactaagccatagagccctattattcctctgctgacaacccatgattacacctgctaccccccaaatttgggcttgggccagcatgcaaccacttgtactggtcatgtgaccatgtccaggacacatattccctaaaaccctactctataacaccactcactgttactgttgactgtcactcttgggtttgggcttgcccccctcaattgtgtgatatattgtgcctcaagatttcaaataacttaaacttgtataagtggatctcccaagtacccatagtgtggaaaggttgtagacctgatacagagttcttaggttaagtgaacagaaggcaatcatccttaaagaaggatatatactaagtaaccagttagttcctgcaactaggagtgaaacttacataactatctctgccaaagggaacctgagccagtactcttgctcttacagaaatacttactaagacactttacactgagaaaggatatatctgtagttgattgtattcaagatagctagacccagagaaccctaaagaagctacttgtttacttagcttggaaattgggaaacttccaacacagactctgctcagcaccagagtcttgacctcttttcccccaatttacaacagtaattgcttttttttttattcaaTAATTAATCCAAGTGCATCCATGCCCATCTTTATTGCATCAAATTTTCAGAATTGATTCCAGAGCCTGCTGGCAAGCCAGGAAGGGACCCTGCCACAATCTCCAAGAAGACCAGGAAGCCCCAAGGCTATCATTTGTGGGCAGCTCTGGCCCTCAAGAAGGGCTTGCCAACTCATGGCCTATATTGAGTGAG
Encoded proteins:
- a CDS encoding Retrotransposable element Tf2 protein, with amino-acid sequence MAVEYLGIIVLDKGFSLDKLKIQAVQKWPTPTKVKEVQLFLGHMARPLHNLVKKDTPWQWSTKEQEAFQGLKDTITNALVLCHADPSKPYFLETDASGAALGSILSQRQEDGWLHPLGFLSESFKGAKQNYDMHNKELLAIIRSFEYWRIFLEGMAHPIMVFTDHQNLEYWKESRTFNRRHA
- a CDS encoding Retrotransposable element Tf2 protein, which codes for MLPKPVFANLAFVTPEKELQCQIEAALDQDKSLEEILQFLSQLSLDLWFKGLKYSSIPLQPLELPIRPWQHVSYNMIVDLPKDGNSNSILVIVDSFTKYVILVECSKKLKALELADLFLQHIWKRYSMPKKTVSDCGRVFNNKFLRALYQRLGIDPHFSLAYHPQSNGQTEQVNPTVEHFLQAYSGINQKDWVKWLPMAEFAYNNTVHSSTGKSLFKALYGWEPSLTPSNVPTNVPEADDLATQMEAQWQEIEAALWQSKTHMTAGETGEPTSFEIGEEAWLDAKNIKLKTLSPKLTEQCLGPFKVTKKISDRAYRLRLLPSMRIHNIFYVGLLSKVKQDKNQAFENCPPPVTVDGEEEYKVEGITDAEERNRTWFFRVKWKGYGSEENMWEPQENLKNTGKILKKYEEEMRKKALRGGAVL